In Rattus rattus isolate New Zealand chromosome 3, Rrattus_CSIRO_v1, whole genome shotgun sequence, one genomic interval encodes:
- the Polr3c gene encoding DNA-directed RNA polymerase III subunit RPC3: MNNGSSKAPSAMTQAEIKLCSLLLQEHFGEIVEKIGVHLIRTGSQPLRVIAHDTKASLDQVKKALCVLIHHNLVIYHVHKRGVVEYEAQCSRVLRMLRYPRYIYTTKTLYGDTGELIVEELLLNGKMTMSAVVKKVADRLTETMEDGKTMDYTEVSNAFVRLADTHFVQRCPLVPDTDSSDPGPPPPAPNLVINEKDMYLVPKLSLIGKGKRRRSSDEDAAGEPKAKKPRYTDNKEPTPDDGIYWQVNLDRFHQHFRDQAIVSAVANRMDQTSSEIVRTMLRMSEITTPSGAPFTQPLSSNEIFRSLPVGYNISKQVLDQYLTLLADDPLEFIGKAGDSGGGMYVINLHKALASLSTATLESVIQERFGSRCARIFRLVLQKKHLEQKQVEDFAMIPAKEAKDMLYKMLSENFISLQEIPKTPDHAPSRTFYLYTVNVLSAARMLLHRCYKSIANLIERRQFETKENKRLLEKSQRVEAIMASMQATGAEEVQLQEIEEMITAPERQQLETLKRNVNKLDASEIQVDETIFLLESYIESTMKRQ, translated from the exons ATGAATAATGGCAG TTCTAAGGCTCCAAGTGCAATGACTCAAGCAGAAATTAAACTGTGCTCTTTGTTGCTACAAGAGCATTTTGGTGAGATTGTAGAAAAAATTGGAGTCCACCTAATCAGAACTGGGAGCCAGCCACTTAGAGTAATTGCCCATGACACAAAAGCATCACTGGACCAG GTGAAAAAAGCCCTTTGTGTCCTCATTCACCATAACCTGGTCATCTATCATGTGCATAAACGCGGTGTGGTGGAGTATGAAGCCCAATGCAGCCGGGTACTGCGGATGCTTCGGTACCCCCGGTACATCTATACTACCAAAACGCTGTATGGTGACACTGGAGAGCTGATTGTTGAGGAGCTTCTGCTGAATGGCAAAATGACAATGTCGGCTGTTGTGAAGAAAGTAGCAGACCGActcacagagaccatggagg ATGGCAAGACCATGGACTACACTGAGGTGTCAAATGCATTTGTTCGACTGGCAGATACTCACTTTGTACAGCGCTGTCCCCTGGTTCCTGACACTGACAGTTCTGACCCCGGGCCGCCGCCACCTGCCCCAAACCTTGTCATTAATGAAAAGGACATGTACCTAGTTCCCAAACTGAGCTTGATAG GAAAAGGTAAGAGGAGGAGATCATCTGACGAAGATGCTGCTGGAGAGCCCAAGGCCAAGAAACCAAGATACACAGATAATAAGGAG cccacacCAGATGATGGGATTTATTGGCAAGTCAACCTGGACAGATTCCACCAGCACTTCCGTGACCAAGCAATTGTGAGCGCAGTGGCAAACCGAATGGACCAG ACAAGCAGCGAGATTGTGCGGACAATGCTCCGAATGAGTGAGATTACCACTCCCTCTGGTGCGCCGTTTACTCAGCCACTGTCCTCCAATGAG ATCTTCAGATCCCTGCCCGTCGGATATAATATCTCTAAACAGGTTCTGGATCAGTACCTCACGCTGCTGGCAGATGACCCA CTAGAATTTATTGGAAAGGCTGGCGACAGTGGCGGAGGAATGTATGTCATCA ACCTCCATAAGGCATTAGCATCCCTATCCACTGCAACTCTGGAGTCTGTCATCCAAGAGAG ATTCGGGTCTCGCTGTGCCCGGATATTCCGTCTGGTGTTGCAGAAGAAGCACCtggagcagaagcaggtggaggacTTTGCAATGATCCCTGCAAAGGAGGCAAAGGACATGCTGTATAAGATGCTCTCGGAGAACTTCATATCACTGCAG GAAATTCCTAAAACGCCAGACCACGCCCCGTCCAGGACCTTCTATCTGTACACCGTGAATGTGCTGTCAGCCGCCAGGATGCTGTTGCACAGGTGCTACAAG agCATAGCCAACCTGATAGAAAGGCGGCAATttgaaacaaaagagaacaa GCGGCTACTAGAAAAGTCTCAGCGGGTGGAAGCCATCATGGCATCAATGCAGGCCACGGGTGCAGAGGAGGTGCAGCTGCAGGAGATCGAGGAGATGATCACAGCCCCCGAGCGgcagcagctggagacactgaAACGCAACGTTAACAA GTTGGATGCCAGTGAGATCCAGGTAGATGAGACCATCTTCTTACTGGAGTCATACATCGAGAGCACCATGAAGAGACAGTGA